The DNA region TATCTTGCAAAACTGGCTGAAGAGAACCTTAAAAGAACTGGCTACGATGAAAATGTAACAGTGATAATTGGTGATGGGACACTTGGATATGAAAAAGAAGCGCCATACGATCGGATTTATGGGACTGCAAGTGCCCCATATGTTCCTGAACCCCTTAAAGAACAGCTTAAGGTTGGTGGAAGGCTCTTAGTTCCAGTTGGAGAACAGGCATATTTCCAGGATCTTATCTGTATTGTTAAGAAATCCGAAACTGAATTCAAAGAGAAATCACTGGGTGGAGTTGCTTTTGTTCCGATGATTGGGAAACATGGCTGGCCTGAATAGGTTCGAGATATTACTTTTAAAGAGATCATACTATCCAGCTAATTTTTAGTTAAAATAATATATTTATAGCTAATTTTAGATTAGATCACACAGTTCAATTTATATTTTTACACAGGATCAGGTCGATAAAATGAAAGTTTATATTGATACATTTGGTTGTACATTTAATCAGGGTGACTCACAGATAATGGCTGGGCTTCTGCAGGAAGACAATGCCCAGCTAGTTTCAAAGATGGAAGATGCAGACGTGATCATACTTAACACATGTTATGTTAAACAGCCGACAGAACAGAAGGTTATAAACAGGATTAAGAAGGTTCAGGAGCAGTTTCCAGATAAAAAGTTGATAATTTCTGGATGTATGGTGGAAATTGATCCAGATAAACTTAAAAAAGCTGCACCTTCTGCTGGATGGATTGGACCGCGTCAAATTAAATCGACTATAGATGTTGTGAAGTCATGCATGAATGATAAAACTTCAAGGATTACAGGTCATAGTGATGACATAAAGGCAGGCCTTCTAAAGATACGTTTCAATCCATTTGTACATATATCTCAAATATGTGAGGGATGTGTTGGAAGATGCACTTACTGCTGTACAAGGTTTGCAAGGGGAAAACTCCAGAGCTATCCAGTTGAAGATATAAAGAAAGAGATTGAAAGCGCAGTAGAGGATGGATGTGTTGAAATTCAACTCACGGCTCAAGATACAGCTGCATATGGGATGGATACTGGAGGAAAACTTTCGGAACTTATAAAAGAGATAACTACGATTCCTGGTGATTTCAGGTTAAGAGTTGGAATGATGCACCCAAAGAGCATGATGAGAGATCTAGATGAGTTAATCGAGGTTTTTATGCATAAAAATGTCTATAACTTCATGCATATCCCTATTCAAAGCGGCAGCGACCCTGTATTAAATCATATGGGTCGTGATCACACAGTTGTACAGTATAAAGATATAATATCAAAAGTCAGGGAAAAAATACCCGAGATTTCTATAGCTACAGATATAATAGTGGGCTATCCAACAGAAACTGATGAAGACTTTGAAGACACCTTAAAGTTAATTGGAGATATTAAGCCAAATTTTATTCATATTTCGAAATACAGGCACAGGCCAAAGGCTATATCATCTTCAATGCCTGAAATAGATCATAACATTATGAAAAAAAGGTCTAAAGCACTGAATGATCTTAAATCAAAGATACTTTACCAGAACAACCTTGCAGAAATCGGAAAAGTTTATGAAATTTTAATAACAGAAAAAGGTAGTAAGGGCGGTTACATTGGAAGGACAGATTCTTACAAGCATGTAGTCATAGAAAACGGTGAAATTGGTACTTTTGTTAAGGTAAAGATAGATGAAGTTACGAGTACCTATTTAAAGGGAACTATTTATGATAACTAATTTTTAGCTGCTGAATCATGTTTTTATATGATTTAAGTATTTAAACATGATTCAGTTTAAATTTATAAATGAGAACATTCATTAAAGTGTTTAACCTATTTTTTTTAAAGAGTTATAATCTAATATTGTAGAATTTGCAGGTGGGTTATGAAGAGATATTTTTGCGCTATTTTTATTTTATTTTTAGTTATTTTGACTGCAGGTTGTGTAGATACTACCTCTACATGTTCAAAAAATAAGGTTAGTGTAGCAAATTTTAAAAATATGGAAATCAGAACATTCCTCAATTTGAAATTAAAGGGGAAAATTTTATGCTGATAATAAGTGCTAAAACGGACTCTTCATCAATTACGGGTTCAATAAATGTTGATATTTCATCAAATAATGGGTTTTCATTTTATCAATGCCGCCAGTGCAGAACTTTTAAAGGATAGAAATGGTCTGATTATGCTAAAATAGAATCTGGGCCTGGAAATTATTCCAATGTGAAAACTGAGAATCTGAAAAACTGGAGAATTGAAGTAATGGATCTTCAATAAATCAATAGTTTAATTTTCGCATGCTTTGCATTATTTACGGATTATATTCTCCTTTTGTAAACTTTTAGCAGTTTTAAATGGTTTAATTGCAGTTTGCGTTCTAATTAAAATTTAAAAATTCGATTTTTAAACAATTAAACATAATTTCCTTTCTTAAAAATGTATTATGTATCCTTTAATTTTTATTCCATATATTTCTCACTCAAAATCCCCAAAAATCCCTTATTTTTGGGGTTTTATTTATCTGTTATGGCAAATAATAAAATATTATTTTAATGAAATATTCAGTAGTGATTTTATGGGATACTTGATTTGCGAAAAATGCGGTGGATACTACGAGCTTGAAGAAGGGGAATCTTTTGATGATTTTAACGGCTGTCAATGCGGAGGTAAACTGAGTTATAGTGAACAAGTTATTGGAGAGCTGGAAAAGAGGGATAAGCCTAAGCTCATCTGTTCAAACTGCATGAAGGAAAATAAAAACGGCATATTTTGTTCTAGTTGTGGTGGAAGACTAATCGCGGTGAAAGGCGGTAAAGCTGTCAGTAATATTAAAAATTTTCAAGAATCTAAAGAATTGGAAAAATTATCACGCAGGACATCTAGAAAAGAAAAAAATTATATTAATGATTTTAATGAGCCAAAGGACTTATTTGAAAGGATAAACTGGTTAGTAGTCCTTGCAGGAACTGGATTTTTTGTAATAAGTATGGTTATATTGGGATCGATTTTATTTTTCTCAATTGTAAGTAGCTATT from Methanobacterium bryantii includes:
- a CDS encoding tRNA (N(6)-L-threonylcarbamoyladenosine(37)-C(2))-methylthiotransferase, giving the protein MKVYIDTFGCTFNQGDSQIMAGLLQEDNAQLVSKMEDADVIILNTCYVKQPTEQKVINRIKKVQEQFPDKKLIISGCMVEIDPDKLKKAAPSAGWIGPRQIKSTIDVVKSCMNDKTSRITGHSDDIKAGLLKIRFNPFVHISQICEGCVGRCTYCCTRFARGKLQSYPVEDIKKEIESAVEDGCVEIQLTAQDTAAYGMDTGGKLSELIKEITTIPGDFRLRVGMMHPKSMMRDLDELIEVFMHKNVYNFMHIPIQSGSDPVLNHMGRDHTVVQYKDIISKVREKIPEISIATDIIVGYPTETDEDFEDTLKLIGDIKPNFIHISKYRHRPKAISSSMPEIDHNIMKKRSKALNDLKSKILYQNNLAEIGKVYEILITEKGSKGGYIGRTDSYKHVVIENGEIGTFVKVKIDEVTSTYLKGTIYDN